The proteins below are encoded in one region of Methylobacillus flagellatus KT:
- a CDS encoding surface-adhesin E family protein → MHRKLWLACLLFAGAVMSAEQWELAGESSVGKHYIDQSSVVRNTADQKVTVQTKVEQPDASIWVTTMQVDCHTRRFSYLKGFQLKDGKQVVRFDAPRAEEPISPGSLPDQLEQRYCAARVAPISAPVPSWEIVSNSNAGEVAIDRASLQALPGQEFKVNTRVRLFNKNEQTLSSLQFNCGKGTFRILQSQRLRDGHAEFLFDKPQPDVPVSKSATTQELAKTICTPAAKPARTPFQEDACKATLHDLQGLETRVQADVDAHALYCDTMQNYLDHLAKIADEVEKNHCAIHGLDQYQREIRAVGCEDPVNGQ, encoded by the coding sequence ATGCATCGTAAGCTGTGGCTCGCCTGCCTGCTATTTGCAGGCGCTGTAATGAGCGCTGAGCAGTGGGAGCTGGCGGGGGAAAGCAGCGTCGGCAAGCATTATATCGACCAATCCAGCGTGGTGCGCAATACTGCAGATCAGAAAGTGACCGTGCAGACCAAGGTGGAACAACCTGATGCCAGTATCTGGGTGACGACCATGCAGGTGGATTGCCACACCAGGCGGTTCAGTTATCTCAAGGGGTTCCAGCTCAAGGACGGCAAGCAAGTGGTCAGGTTCGACGCTCCACGTGCGGAAGAGCCAATCAGCCCGGGTTCACTCCCGGATCAGCTGGAACAGCGCTACTGCGCCGCTCGCGTTGCGCCGATTTCCGCACCGGTACCCAGCTGGGAGATCGTCAGCAACAGCAACGCGGGCGAGGTGGCGATTGACCGTGCTTCCTTGCAGGCGCTGCCAGGTCAGGAGTTCAAGGTCAATACGCGAGTGAGGTTGTTCAACAAGAATGAGCAAACACTGAGTTCGCTGCAATTCAATTGTGGCAAAGGCACGTTCAGGATACTGCAGTCGCAGAGATTGCGTGACGGTCATGCCGAGTTTCTGTTTGACAAGCCGCAGCCCGATGTGCCGGTAAGCAAGTCGGCGACCACACAGGAGCTTGCCAAGACAATCTGCACTCCGGCCGCCAAGCCTGCACGCACACCATTTCAGGAAGATGCCTGCAAGGCGACATTGCATGATTTGCAGGGGCTGGAAACCCGCGTGCAGGCTGATGTCGATGCCCACGCCCTGTATTGCGACACCATGCAGAACTACTTGGACCACCTCGCAAAAATTGCCGACGAGGTGGAAAAAAACCACTGCGCTATCCACGGTCTGGACCAATACCAGCGCGAAATCCGTGCTGTTGGGTGCGAGGACCCGGTAAATGGACAATAG
- a CDS encoding tRNA threonylcarbamoyladenosine dehydratase yields the protein MDNSIEMDWERRFGGVRRLYGELALHRFRHAHVAVIGMGGVGSWAVEALARSAIGKLTLVDLDNIAESNVNRQLHAVEGAFGLAKVTAMAQRVREINPLAEVREVEDFIASDNLDVLLDSSVDAVLDAIDDARAKVALAAWCRKLGIPLVMAGGAGGRVDPTRIRVADLADVHGDRLLAKVRNQLRRDHGFPKGLDGNKPGSKKKLPTFGIACVYSDEPVQQPETSCNVEAGSITGLNCAGYGSSVAVTASCGMIAAAAVLKRLAVG from the coding sequence ATGGACAATAGCATAGAGATGGATTGGGAGCGCAGGTTCGGCGGTGTGCGCAGGCTGTATGGCGAGTTGGCGCTACATAGGTTTCGTCATGCACATGTAGCCGTGATCGGCATGGGCGGCGTGGGTTCATGGGCGGTGGAGGCCTTGGCGCGTAGCGCGATAGGCAAGTTGACGCTGGTTGATCTCGACAATATCGCCGAATCCAATGTCAATCGCCAGTTGCACGCTGTCGAAGGGGCTTTCGGCCTTGCCAAGGTCACGGCCATGGCGCAGCGCGTGCGAGAGATCAATCCCTTGGCTGAGGTGCGGGAGGTTGAGGATTTCATTGCATCGGATAACCTTGATGTATTACTGGACAGCAGTGTTGACGCGGTGCTGGACGCGATAGACGATGCGCGGGCCAAGGTAGCCTTGGCCGCATGGTGCCGCAAGCTCGGGATTCCGCTGGTGATGGCAGGCGGAGCGGGGGGGCGCGTCGACCCGACACGCATCCGGGTGGCCGACTTGGCAGACGTGCATGGCGACAGGTTGCTGGCAAAAGTGCGCAATCAGTTGCGGCGCGACCACGGCTTCCCGAAAGGATTGGACGGAAACAAGCCAGGCAGTAAAAAGAAATTACCAACATTCGGTATCGCCTGTGTTTATTCTGACGAACCTGTACAGCAGCCGGAAACAAGTTGCAACGTAGAGGCCGGCAGCATCACGGGTTTGAATTGCGCAGGCTATGGCTCATCGGTTGCCGTGACTGCCTCATGCGGCATGATTGCCGCGGCGGCAGTGCTCAAGCGTTTGGCGGTGGGGTGA
- a CDS encoding TonB-dependent receptor, with translation MKYSTMGVSMLALIATSGPSHAHDELPLHSTERIQKLETTSVTARRRLEKEQDVPATVSVVKGNQLEAGRIYQLQDLPQLMPSLTAQFLHPRQSSIAIRGIGNNPANEGLEGSAGIYLDNVFLGRPGLAVFDLLDIEQAELLRGPQGTLFGKNTTAGVLNITTRKPVFKPEYSAEASYGSRDFEQYKVMLNQPINEMAALRIAAYKTHDDGWVKNTYDGKNLNEINRTGARGQLLLQPSESFDLRLIAEHNEEDSSTGTLVPYRYGPWTPNAFMFLGIHPVTGQPVFGPDYSSNLPAGTPGSNATDAITHANGLGASNRAYDPKDYKVTLDGRQRTRTSQDALSAEANWHFNGYTLTSITAWRQWQFKPDNDLDRTDLFAVNGGVDARHKQYSQEIRLASPLSDVFDYVAGVYYYYQDVSNREQYMTGPDAFALTTIYPDNSAFSGSGYAKTHSYALFGQGTWHLSEKLDLTAGLRATMEKKEARVVQDQITPLPPILSPLLDHYDTGVQHQKDESLSSLLTASYWLNDRVLGYATYSSSEKSGGFNTNGVASPGAVLGTEALNIDPEKANNLEFGIKSSWLDQRLVANASVFLTRVKDYQAITGTSINGTYAGLLTNVGDLSSKGMELDLRARVSQHLSLSLSGAYTDASFDRGTAPTPAEEFNGPGGTSDSGYGKGTRSIAGNQVNGASRWAFSSGAHLRWNPADNLEHYANAQYSWRSESYGDVNNSEYSKIAGYGILNVSTGLRVTSGKHRWDFSLWAKNVLDKRYFLGLTNAGSNLYVGSAGQPRTIGASLRYDF, from the coding sequence TTGAAGTACAGTACCATGGGCGTCAGCATGCTCGCCCTCATCGCCACATCCGGCCCCAGCCATGCCCATGATGAATTACCTTTACACTCAACAGAGCGAATCCAGAAACTCGAGACCACCAGCGTAACTGCCAGACGGCGCCTGGAGAAAGAGCAGGACGTCCCTGCCACCGTATCGGTAGTCAAAGGCAATCAGTTGGAAGCCGGCAGGATTTACCAATTGCAGGACCTGCCGCAGCTCATGCCCAGCCTCACGGCGCAATTCCTGCATCCGCGCCAGTCCAGCATCGCCATCCGCGGCATAGGCAACAACCCGGCCAACGAGGGGCTGGAAGGCAGCGCCGGTATCTATCTCGACAACGTATTCCTCGGCCGCCCCGGCCTGGCCGTGTTCGACCTGCTGGATATCGAGCAGGCCGAACTGCTGCGCGGCCCGCAAGGGACACTATTCGGTAAGAACACCACTGCCGGCGTGCTTAACATCACCACCCGCAAGCCGGTTTTCAAACCGGAATATTCGGCGGAAGCGAGTTACGGGTCGCGCGACTTTGAGCAATACAAGGTCATGCTCAACCAGCCAATCAATGAGATGGCAGCATTGCGCATTGCCGCCTATAAAACCCATGATGACGGCTGGGTAAAGAACACCTACGACGGCAAGAACCTCAACGAAATCAACCGTACTGGCGCACGTGGGCAACTGCTGCTGCAACCCAGCGAATCGTTTGACCTGCGCCTGATTGCCGAGCACAACGAGGAAGATTCCAGCACTGGCACCCTGGTGCCTTATCGGTATGGGCCATGGACACCCAATGCATTCATGTTTCTAGGGATACATCCGGTAACAGGCCAGCCGGTTTTCGGCCCTGATTATTCCAGTAACCTGCCTGCTGGCACTCCAGGTTCCAACGCGACCGACGCCATCACCCACGCCAACGGCCTGGGTGCATCAAATCGCGCCTATGACCCCAAGGACTACAAGGTCACATTGGACGGAAGGCAACGTACCCGTACCAGCCAGGATGCCCTCTCGGCTGAGGCCAACTGGCATTTCAATGGCTACACCCTCACCTCGATCACCGCCTGGCGGCAATGGCAATTCAAGCCAGACAACGATCTCGACCGTACCGATCTGTTTGCGGTCAACGGCGGCGTCGATGCCCGCCATAAGCAATACTCGCAAGAAATCCGCCTGGCCTCACCCCTGAGCGATGTATTCGACTACGTAGCGGGCGTCTACTACTACTATCAAGACGTTTCCAACCGCGAGCAGTACATGACCGGGCCGGATGCTTTCGCGCTGACCACCATCTACCCCGACAATTCGGCGTTTTCCGGGTCCGGCTACGCCAAGACCCACAGCTATGCGTTATTCGGACAAGGCACCTGGCACCTGTCGGAAAAACTCGACCTGACCGCAGGCCTGCGCGCCACCATGGAGAAAAAAGAAGCGCGAGTGGTGCAAGACCAGATTACCCCGTTGCCACCAATCCTCTCCCCCTTGCTTGATCATTACGATACCGGCGTGCAACACCAGAAGGATGAAAGCCTTTCCAGCCTGCTGACCGCAAGCTACTGGCTGAATGACCGTGTGCTTGGCTATGCCACCTACTCATCCAGCGAAAAATCCGGCGGCTTCAACACCAATGGCGTGGCTTCACCAGGCGCGGTGCTGGGCACCGAGGCCTTGAACATTGACCCGGAAAAAGCCAACAATCTCGAATTCGGCATCAAGTCGAGCTGGCTGGATCAGCGCTTGGTCGCCAACGCCAGCGTCTTCCTGACCAGGGTCAAGGATTACCAGGCCATCACCGGGACATCGATCAACGGCACCTATGCAGGACTGCTTACCAATGTGGGCGACCTGAGCAGCAAAGGGATGGAATTGGATTTGCGTGCCAGGGTCAGCCAGCATCTCAGCCTCAGCCTGAGCGGGGCCTACACCGATGCCAGCTTTGACCGCGGCACGGCTCCCACCCCGGCCGAGGAATTCAATGGTCCTGGCGGTACCAGTGACAGCGGCTATGGCAAAGGAACGCGCAGCATTGCAGGCAACCAGGTGAACGGCGCATCGCGCTGGGCATTCAGTAGCGGCGCCCACTTGCGCTGGAACCCTGCCGACAACCTTGAACACTATGCCAATGCACAATACAGCTGGCGCTCCGAAAGCTATGGCGACGTCAACAACTCGGAATACTCGAAGATTGCCGGATACGGCATCCTCAATGTCAGCACCGGCTTGCGGGTAACCAGCGGCAAGCATCGCTGGGACTTCTCGCTATGGGCTAAGAATGTATTGGATAAGCGCTACTTTCTCGGCCTCACCAACGCAGGCAGCAACCTCTATGTCGGTTCGGCCGGCCAGCCGCGTACGATAGGCGCCAGTCTGCGCTACGATTTCTAA
- the htpG gene encoding molecular chaperone HtpG, whose protein sequence is MSTETLQKETLGFQAEVKQLLQLMIHSLYSNKEIVLRELISNASDAADKLRFEALADNSLYGNDSDLKIRVSFDKQARTITISDNGIGMSREEVINNIGTIAKSGTKEFLQSLTGDQAKDANLIGQFGVGFYSAFIIADKVTLTTRRAGSNEAVRWESTGEGDYTLEPAEKESRGTDIVLHLREGEDEFLNDWKLKSIIRKYSDHITLPIVMKKSEWKDGEQVPTDEDETVNKASALWARNKSDISEQEYQEFYKHVSHDFENPLTWSHNRVEGKQEYISLLYIPSKAPFDLYDRERQHGIKLYVKRVFIMDDAEQLMPQYLRFVRGVIDSADLPLNVSREILQHSKDIEAIKTASVKRVLSMLEDLAENKPEEYAKFWKEFGRVLKEGPGEDFANKERIAGLLRFASTHADTDEQVVSFKDYIARMKEGQEAIYYITADSFAAAKHSPHLEIFRKKGIEVLLLSDRVDEWLVSSLTEFDGKKLQSVAKGDLDLGKLEDEAEKEQQKKTEDEYKPLVERIQAALGDSVKEVRVTHRLTDSPACLVAGEHDLSGNLERLLKAAGQKTPGSKPILEINPDHGIVQRLKDVTDEAKFADWAHLLFDQALLAEGGQLEDPAAFVRRVNAMLA, encoded by the coding sequence ATGTCCACAGAGACACTACAGAAGGAAACCCTGGGTTTCCAGGCGGAAGTCAAACAGCTTCTGCAATTGATGATTCATTCGCTCTACAGCAATAAGGAAATCGTATTGCGCGAGTTGATTTCCAACGCCAGTGATGCCGCGGATAAGCTGCGATTCGAAGCACTGGCAGATAACAGCCTCTATGGCAATGACAGCGACCTCAAAATCCGTGTCAGCTTCGACAAGCAGGCGCGCACCATCACTATCTCCGATAACGGCATTGGCATGAGCCGCGAGGAGGTGATCAACAATATTGGCACTATTGCCAAGTCTGGCACCAAGGAATTCCTACAATCACTCACTGGCGACCAAGCCAAGGATGCCAACCTGATCGGCCAATTCGGCGTGGGCTTCTACTCTGCATTCATTATTGCCGACAAAGTGACCCTGACCACCCGCCGTGCAGGCAGCAATGAGGCTGTGCGCTGGGAGTCCACCGGCGAGGGCGATTACACCCTGGAGCCTGCCGAGAAGGAAAGCCGCGGTACAGATATCGTTCTGCATTTGCGCGAAGGCGAAGATGAGTTCCTCAACGATTGGAAACTCAAATCCATTATCCGCAAGTATTCCGACCATATCACCCTGCCCATCGTCATGAAGAAATCCGAGTGGAAGGATGGCGAGCAAGTGCCGACGGATGAGGATGAAACCGTGAACAAGGCTTCTGCCTTGTGGGCGCGCAACAAGAGTGATATTTCCGAACAAGAATACCAGGAATTCTACAAGCACGTCTCACACGATTTCGAGAACCCGTTGACTTGGAGCCATAACCGGGTGGAAGGCAAGCAGGAATACATTTCCCTGCTCTATATTCCTTCCAAGGCGCCGTTCGACCTCTATGACCGTGAGCGCCAGCACGGCATTAAGCTTTATGTGAAGCGCGTATTCATCATGGATGATGCCGAACAATTGATGCCGCAATATCTGCGCTTCGTGCGCGGCGTCATCGATAGCGCCGACCTGCCTCTGAACGTGTCGCGCGAGATCCTGCAACACTCCAAGGATATCGAGGCCATCAAGACCGCCTCCGTGAAACGCGTATTGAGCATGTTGGAAGACCTGGCCGAGAACAAGCCGGAAGAGTATGCCAAGTTCTGGAAAGAGTTTGGTCGCGTGCTCAAAGAGGGCCCAGGAGAAGATTTTGCCAACAAGGAACGCATTGCGGGTTTGTTGCGCTTCGCCAGCACGCATGCCGATACTGACGAACAGGTGGTTTCCTTCAAGGATTACATCGCCCGCATGAAGGAAGGGCAAGAGGCCATCTACTATATTACCGCTGATAGCTTTGCTGCGGCCAAGCATAGTCCGCACCTCGAAATCTTCCGCAAGAAAGGCATTGAGGTCCTGCTGCTGTCAGATCGCGTCGATGAGTGGCTGGTGAGCAGCCTGACCGAGTTCGATGGCAAGAAGCTGCAGTCTGTTGCCAAGGGCGACCTGGACTTGGGCAAGCTGGAAGATGAAGCCGAGAAGGAGCAGCAGAAAAAAACCGAGGACGAATACAAACCATTGGTCGAACGTATCCAGGCCGCACTGGGCGATAGCGTGAAAGAAGTACGCGTGACTCACCGCCTCACGGACTCCCCAGCTTGCCTGGTGGCGGGCGAACACGATCTATCCGGCAACCTGGAGCGCCTGCTCAAGGCTGCAGGCCAGAAAACGCCGGGCAGCAAGCCCATCCTCGAAATCAACCCCGATCACGGCATTGTGCAGCGCCTGAAGGATGTGACGGATGAGGCGAAATTTGCCGACTGGGCGCATCTTCTGTTTGATCAGGCATTGTTGGCAGAGGGCGGCCAGCTGGAAGACCCAGCTGCTTTCGTGCGCCGCGTGAACGCGATGCTTGCCTGA
- the rpsD gene encoding 30S ribosomal protein S4 yields the protein MSRFTGPRLKVMRALGIDLPGLSRKTIEARPTPPGQHGAKNTRRKKSDFGVKLQEKQKLRFNYGLSEKQLRRLMVDARKGKSPTGETLLQLLERRLDNVVFRAGFAPTIAAARQLVTHRHVMLNGKSVNIPSIRVRVGDEISLKASSTKLPIVVETLANPPLTRPEWISWAEQSQQAKVAHLPAAEDVPFPVDVQQVVEYYANRL from the coding sequence ATGTCTAGATTCACCGGCCCACGTCTTAAAGTAATGCGCGCACTTGGTATTGATCTGCCTGGCTTGTCCCGCAAGACCATAGAGGCACGCCCAACCCCTCCTGGCCAGCATGGTGCCAAGAATACACGCCGCAAGAAGTCCGACTTCGGTGTCAAGCTGCAGGAAAAGCAAAAGCTGCGTTTCAATTACGGCCTCTCAGAAAAGCAACTGCGTCGCCTGATGGTGGATGCGCGCAAGGGCAAATCCCCTACCGGCGAAACATTGCTGCAACTGTTGGAGCGTCGCTTGGATAATGTGGTCTTCCGCGCAGGTTTCGCACCAACGATTGCCGCTGCCCGCCAACTGGTTACCCATCGCCATGTAATGTTGAACGGCAAGTCCGTCAACATCCCCTCTATTCGCGTGCGTGTGGGTGATGAAATATCACTGAAAGCGAGCAGCACCAAACTGCCTATCGTAGTGGAAACATTGGCCAACCCACCTTTGACACGCCCTGAATGGATCTCCTGGGCTGAGCAAAGCCAGCAGGCCAAGGTTGCGCATCTGCCGGCAGCGGAAGATGTGCCGTTCCCAGTTGATGTTCAGCAGGTTGTCGAGTATTACGCTAACCGTCTGTAA
- a CDS encoding energy transducer TonB — MSTESALARLSKEQYIEGQLSQTSTRNLVPKRTPRTPDAQHFSVKALIVTILVHAAVFTALIIASTREPHREESAPPIMVSLVQSPEPVPEVAITEPEPQPTPKPPQPKPKPKPKPKVVDKPVPIEAPQPVEQVEEVREEVSEPQPQEAQQAPSQAPVQDAPVVAERIEPVPPPEPKEQPIPEVAISGVSYSHQEIPVYPAMSRRLGEQGVVMLRILISETGVPESIEIESSSGSERLDKAALEATKKSRFNPYKRNNKPMKVSVIAPVRFSIAD; from the coding sequence ATGTCCACTGAATCTGCACTGGCACGTCTTTCAAAAGAGCAATATATTGAGGGGCAATTGAGTCAGACATCAACTCGCAATCTAGTTCCAAAGCGGACTCCCAGGACACCAGACGCACAGCACTTTTCTGTCAAGGCGTTGATTGTCACTATCTTGGTTCATGCCGCAGTGTTTACCGCATTGATCATTGCTTCCACCCGTGAGCCTCACCGGGAAGAGTCCGCGCCGCCTATCATGGTCAGTCTGGTACAGAGCCCAGAGCCTGTGCCTGAGGTAGCGATTACTGAACCGGAGCCTCAGCCTACACCTAAGCCGCCCCAGCCCAAGCCGAAACCAAAGCCCAAACCCAAGGTAGTGGATAAGCCTGTCCCCATTGAGGCTCCACAGCCTGTGGAGCAGGTGGAGGAGGTCAGGGAGGAGGTGTCGGAGCCACAACCGCAGGAAGCGCAGCAGGCCCCTTCGCAGGCGCCAGTCCAAGATGCGCCAGTGGTTGCTGAAAGGATAGAGCCGGTGCCGCCGCCAGAGCCAAAAGAACAGCCTATCCCGGAAGTGGCGATCAGCGGGGTCTCGTATTCGCACCAGGAAATTCCTGTTTATCCTGCCATGTCCAGGAGGCTGGGAGAACAAGGGGTCGTGATGTTGCGGATACTGATTTCTGAAACGGGCGTGCCTGAGTCCATTGAGATTGAAAGCAGCAGTGGTTCGGAGCGTCTCGACAAGGCTGCACTGGAGGCGACCAAGAAATCGAGGTTCAATCCATACAAGCGTAACAACAAGCCGATGAAGGTCTCCGTGATTGCGCCCGTCCGGTTCTCAATTGCGGATTAG
- a CDS encoding MotA/TolQ/ExbB proton channel family protein: MENAYEFNSLDFILDGGPVSILVAVVLVFMSVASWYLMVVKFYQALTIRSANREYSNSFWQASSIESALRHDSGETIVSRVANQAVDAAEHHQSHVGSNVEDACNKDEFIARAMRRQISAESERLDYGLTMLASVGSVAPFVGLFGTVWGIYHALASISQSGQATLDKVAGPVGEALIMTALGLAVAIPAVLAYNALVRRNRLILSEVEAFANDLHILLTTGAPLNPSSKTTAGVAAVRTGAKLKEVTA; this comes from the coding sequence ATGGAAAATGCATACGAATTTAACAGCTTGGATTTCATTTTGGACGGTGGCCCGGTTTCCATCCTGGTTGCAGTGGTGCTTGTCTTCATGTCGGTGGCAAGCTGGTATCTCATGGTGGTGAAGTTCTATCAGGCCTTGACCATTCGCAGCGCTAACCGGGAATACAGCAACAGTTTCTGGCAGGCATCCTCGATTGAGTCGGCATTGCGCCATGACAGCGGCGAGACCATTGTTTCCCGCGTCGCGAACCAGGCAGTGGATGCAGCCGAGCACCACCAGTCTCATGTCGGCAGCAACGTGGAAGATGCCTGCAACAAAGATGAATTCATTGCCCGTGCCATGCGCCGTCAGATTTCCGCTGAGAGCGAACGTCTTGATTATGGCTTGACCATGCTGGCATCGGTAGGCAGTGTCGCGCCTTTTGTCGGTTTGTTCGGTACGGTATGGGGTATTTACCATGCGTTGGCGAGTATTAGCCAAAGCGGGCAGGCGACTCTGGACAAGGTGGCCGGTCCGGTGGGTGAAGCCTTGATTATGACGGCTTTAGGCCTGGCGGTGGCGATTCCTGCCGTCTTGGCCTATAACGCGCTGGTGCGCCGCAATCGCCTGATTCTGAGCGAGGTCGAGGCTTTCGCTAATGACTTGCACATTTTGTTGACCACTGGCGCTCCATTGAATCCCAGCAGCAAGACCACGGCAGGCGTGGCCGCTGTCCGTACTGGAGCCAAGCTGAAAGAGGTGACAGCATGA
- a CDS encoding ExbD/TolR family protein, with product MAGGGVGGAEGGNRPMSEINTTPLVDVMLVLLVIFIITAPLLTHAVKIDLPQATSQPSPEKPDIIDIAIDGAGTMYWNDQAVTLEELNARLHEVADKDPQPELHIRADKETRYQVLAEVMAYAQNAGVQKLGFVSDPTPK from the coding sequence ATGGCAGGCGGTGGAGTCGGTGGCGCGGAGGGCGGCAACCGTCCCATGTCGGAGATCAATACCACGCCGCTTGTAGATGTGATGCTGGTATTGCTGGTGATCTTCATCATCACCGCTCCCTTGTTGACTCATGCGGTCAAGATTGATTTGCCCCAGGCGACCAGTCAGCCTTCCCCGGAAAAGCCTGATATTATCGATATCGCGATTGATGGTGCTGGCACCATGTATTGGAATGACCAGGCCGTTACACTCGAAGAGCTGAATGCCAGGCTGCATGAGGTGGCTGACAAGGACCCTCAGCCGGAGCTGCATATCCGTGCAGACAAGGAGACAAGGTATCAAGTGCTTGCTGAAGTCATGGCGTATGCCCAGAATGCAGGTGTACAAAAGCTGGGTTTCGTGAGTGATCCCACTCCAAAGTAA